DNA sequence from the Oncorhynchus clarkii lewisi isolate Uvic-CL-2024 chromosome 9, UVic_Ocla_1.0, whole genome shotgun sequence genome:
gtaagcaaattggagtgggtctagggtgtcaggtagggtggaggtgatatggtccttgactagtctctcaaagcacttcatgatgacggatgtgagtgctacggggcggtagtcgtttagctcagttaccttagctttcttgggaacaggaacaatggtggccctcttgaagcatgtgggaacagcagactggtatagggattgattgaatatgtccgtaaacacaccggccagctggtctgcgcatgctctgagggcgcggctggggatgccgtctgggcctgcagccttgcgagggttaacacgtttaaatgtcttactcacctcggctgcagtgaaggagaggccgcatgttttcgttgcaggccgtgtcagtggcactgtattgtcctcaaagctggcaaaaaagttatttagtctgcctgggagcaagacatcctggtccgtgactgggctggatttcttcctgtagtccgtgattgactgtagaccctgccacatgcctcttgtgtctgagccgttgaattgagattctactttgtctctgtactggggcttagcttgtttgatagccttgcggatggaatagctgcactgtttgtattcggtcatgttaccagacaccttgccctgattaaaagcagtggttcgcgctttcagtttcacacgaatgctgccatcaatccacggtttctggttagggaatgttttaatcgttgctatgggaacgacatcttcaacccacgttctaatgaactcgcacaccgaatcagcgtattcgtcaatgttgttatctgacgcaatacgaaacatctcccagtccacgtgatggaagcagtcttggagtgtggagtcagcttggtcggaccagcgttggacagacctcagcgtgggagcctcttgttttagtttctgtctgtaggcagggatcaacaaaatggagtcgtggtcagcttttccgaaaggggggcggggcagggccttatatgcgtcgcggaagttagagtaacaatgattcaaggtctttcctcccctggttgcgcaatcgatatgctgataaaatttggggagtcttgttttcagattagccttgttaaaatccccagctacaatgaatgcagcctccggataaatcgtttccagtttgcagagagttaaataaagtttgttcagagccatcgatgtgtctgcttggggggggatatatacggctgtgattataatcgaagagaattctcttggtagataatgcggtctacatttgattgtgaggaattctaaatcaggtgaacagaaggatttgagttcctgtatgtttctttcatcacaccatgtcacgttggccatgaggcatacgcccccgcccctcttcttaccagaaagatgtttgtttctgtcagcgtgatgcgtggagaaacccgttggctgcaccgcttcggatagagtctctccagtgagccatgtttcagtgaagcaaaggacgttacagtctctgatgtccctctggaatgctacccttgctcggatttcatcaaccttgttgtcaagagactggacattggcaagaagaatgctagggagtggtgcgcgctgtgcccgtctccggagtctgaccagaagaccgcctcgtttccctctctttcggagtcgtttttttgggtcggctagcaggccgcagatggacgcccaggcaacgttgcgccggaggagccagccggacaattccctcgggtagacaacgtcggcagtccaactgtgaaggcccggtggggctccgcgtaggcagcaaaacgggtccggataggtgactgcagcccaggagtgattgatggaactcttcagctggctagctccggaacaattgatgttagctccggaatcgacgaaagccgatagtcacacggatagcagctagctagctgtgagatccaggtatggatgtccagagccagcggccgaaatccggtatgttccgttccgagccgcgctgcgctgcaccgcgccgtacaaaactggcgatagattctcgagccaaaggacagccgatgaccacaaaccgtggttagctgagtactaacgattagccagtaaataagctaactagcttctgaaccagcttcagagtagcttctggaccagcttctggctagctcccggctagcttctggctaatttctggctagcctctcggaggattacagatctgaggtaaataatacttttttatataaatataaattggtgaaacggattgcaggagagtgttctgaagatgagtttttggaaaagtttttggaaaattaaaaatgtatgtgaaaaaaaaaaaagttgtaaatatatctatatatttatatacacgacaagacgaggacaaaaatacgtctgaactgctatgccgtCTTGGGAagaagatcttcaatgagactgtaatgcaggtttcagcacctcttaacagtgtaaagaagaaccacccagtttataatgcaggtttcagcatctcttaacagtgtaaagaagaaccacccagtttataatgcaggtttcagcacctcttaacagtgtaaagaagaaccacccagtttataatgcaggtttcagcacctcttaacagtgtaaagaagaaccacccagtttataatgcaggtttcagcacctcttaacagtgtaaagaagaaccacccagtttataatgcaggtttcagcacctcttaacagtgtaaagaagaaccacccagtttataatgcaggtttcagcacctcttaacagtgtaaagaagaaccacccagtttataatgcaggtttcagcacctcttaacagtgtaaagaagaaccacccagtttataatgcaggtttcagcacctcttaacagtgtaaagaagaaccacccagtttataatgcaggtttcagcacctcttaacagtgtaaagaagaaccacccagtttataatgcaggtttcagcacctcttaacagtggaAAGAAGAACCAGATCATCTGAATCTCAAGGTTTCTCATATTCTCACCTGTCACAGTCATCCAGCTCTCTGGTGATTCTCCTTTAGAGTTGGAACACTTGTAGAGTCCTTCATCTGACTCGGATACTGAAGGGATGGTCATCTCTCCTGTAGTCTCAGTCCTGATGAGGGATCCATCTTTGTAGAAATCAGCTGTGAGGTCAGAGGGAGTTCCCTGATATCTGCAGCGCAGAGTCAcagaatctccctcagtcacaggaagggcagggctctccaggatcacagctccatctgtatataatatataaacatcatatataaacaggtctctccaggatcacagctccatctgtatataatatataaacaggtctctccaggatcacagctccagctgtatataatatataaacattatatataaacaggtctctccaggatcacagcaccagctgtatataatatacaaacatcatatataaacaggtctctcctgGATCACAGCTCcatctgtatataatatataaacaggtctctccaggatcacagctccagctgtatataatatataaacatcatatataaacaggtctctcctggatcacagctccagctgtatataatatataaacatcatatataaacaggtctctcctggatcacagcaccagctgtatataatatataaacatcatatataaacaggtctctccaggatcacagctccagctgtatataatatataaacaggtctctccaggatcacagcaccagctgtatataatatataaacatcatatataaacaggtctctcctggatcacagctccagctgtatataatatataaacaggtctctccaggatcacagcaccagctgtatataatatataaacaggtctctccaggatcacagctccagctgtatataatatataaacaggtctctccaggatcacagctccagctgtatataatatataaacaggactctccaggatcacagctccagctgtatataatatataaacaggtctctccaggatcacagctccagctgtatataatatataaacaggtctctccaggatcacagctccagctgtatataatatataaacatcatatataaacataaCATCAGCTCTCTGAAACCAGATGAACCACTAAACACTATAATGTTAGTAGATGGTGTTTGTGGACATACCAGGTACTGTGATGTTGACAGCATTGCTGTGTTCTCCAGACCCAGACTCACACCAGTACACTCCACTGTCTGATGGTTTTAGTGACACGATGCATGAAGACCCTTGTTGTTTTCCCCAGTCAGTATTACACTCTGAAAGGGTTCCTCTCTCTGCGTTCCTCACCACTCTCCATCCAGCAGAGTTCCCCTGATCCTCACagctcagagagacagactcatATTCAAAGAACTGAGATCTGTCAGGACTGACACTCATAGAGGCTGGAAGAGAgagatctggagagagagagagagagagagagaggaaggtagagatgaagaaagagagaggaagtttggaaggaggagagagagagagagatcatgagaAGAAGAGCTCCGTTTAGCataaaaataaatgctttgtcaTATCCGTGGTATACGTTTCTCATATACCATTGcttccagccaatcagcattcagggctggaaccacccagtttataatgcaggtttcagcacctcttaacagtgtaaagaagaaccacccagtttataatgcaggtttcagcacctcttaacagtgtaaagaagaaccacccagtttataatgcaggtttcagcacctcttaacagtgtaaagaagaaccacccagtttataatgcaggtttcagcacctcttaacagtgtaaagaagaaccacccagtttataatgcaggtttcagcacctcttaacagtgtaaagaagaaccacccagtttataatgcaggtttcagcacctcttaacagtgtcaagaagaaccacccagtttataatgcaggtttcagcacctcttaacagtggaAAGAAGAACCAGATCATCTGAATCTCAAGGTTTCTCATATTCTCACCTGTCACAGTCATCCAGCTCTCTGGTGATTCTCCTTCAGAGTTGTTACACTTGTAGAGTCCTTCATCTGACTTGGATACTGCAGGGATGGTCATCTCTCCTGAAGACTCAGTCCTGATGAGGGATCCATCTTTGTAGAAAACAGCTGTCAGGTCAGTGTGAGTTCCCTGATATCTGCAGCGCAGAGTCAcagaatctccctcagtcacaggaagggcagggctctccaggatcacagcaccagctgtatataatatacaaacatcatatataaacaggtctctccaggatcacagctccagctgtatataatatataaacaggtctctccaggatcacagctccagctgtatataatatataaacatcatatataaacaggtctctccaggatcacagctccagctgtatataatatataaacaggtctctccaggatcacagctccagctgtatataatatataaacaggtctctccaggatcacagctccagctgtatataatatataaacatcatatataaacaggtctctccaggatcacagctccagctgtatataatatataaacatcatatataaacaggtctctccaggatcacagcaccagctgtatataatatataaacatcatatataaacaggtctctacaggatcacagctccagctgtatataatatataaacaggtctctccaggatcacagctccagctgtatataatatataaacaggtctctccaggatcacagctccagctgtatataatatataaacaggtctctccaggatcacagcaccagctgtatataatatataaacatcatatataaacaggcctctccaggatcacagctccagctgtatataatatataaacatcatatataaacaggtctctccaggatcacagcaccagctgtatataatatataaacaggtctctccaggatcacagctccagctgtatataatatataaacaggtctctccaggatcacagctccagctgtatataatatataaacatcatatataaacaggtctctccaggatcacagctccagctgtatataatatataaacatcatatataaacaggtctctccaggatcacagctccagctgtatataatatataaacaggactctccaggatcacagctccagctgtatataatatataaacatcatatataaacaggtctctccaggatcacagctccagctgtatataatatataaacatcatatataaacaggtctctccaggatcacagctccagctgtatataatatataaacaggtctctccaggatcacagctccatctgtatataatatataaacaggtctctccaggatcacagctccagctgtatataatatataaacatcatatataaacaggtctctccaggatcacagctccagctgtatataatatataaacatcatatataaacataaCATCAGCTCTCTGAAACCAGATGAACCACTAAACACTATAATGTTAGTAGATGGTGTTTGTGGACATACCATGTACTGTGATGTTGACAGAGTTGCTGTGTTCTCCAGACACAGACTCACACCAGTACACTCCACTGTATGATTTTATTAGTGACACGTTGCATGAAGATCCTTCTGGTTTTCCCCATTTTCTTCCACAATCTGAACGCTCCCCAGAGACTATGGATCTCTTCACTCTCCATCCAGCAGATTTCCCCTGATCCTCACagctcagagagacagactcaaATTCAAAGAACTGAGATCTGTCAGGACTGACACTCAGAGAGGCTGGAAGAGAGATatcaaagaaagagagggagagagagagagagagtttcgtTGTCTAAAGTAAATTATTAAATACTCTAACAGAGATACTGAAACACAGCAGAGAGGCTATTCTCTAGCTGTTTAACTTAGTGATGAGGGTaggatacctgccaccccaatataCAGAATAAGGACTGACATCTCTGTCAGTAATAACTAAGTTtaggtagtgttagtgtagggtaggtaggtttagtgtagggtaggtagggttagtgtagggtaggtagggttagtgtaggggtaggtaggtttagtgtaggggtaggtaggtttagtgtagggtaggtaggttTAGTGTAGGCaggtttagtgtagggtaggtaggtttagtgtagggtaggtaggtttagtgtagggtaggtagggttagtgtaggcaggtttagtgtagggtaggtagggttagtgtagagtaggtagggttagtgtagggctAGGTAGgtttagtgtaggggtaggtaggtttagtgtagggtaggtaggtttagtgtagggtaggtagggttagtgtaggggtaggtagggctagtgtaggggtaggtaggttTAGTGTAGGGAagatagggttagtgtaggggtaggtagggttaatgtaggggtaggtaggtttagtgtaggggtaggtaggtttagtgtagggtaggtagggttagtgtaggggtaggtagggttagtgtagggtaggtagggttagtgtagggtaggtagggttagtgtagggtaggtagggttagtgtaggggtaggtagggttagtgtagggtagggttagtgtagggtaggtagggttagtttagggtaggtagggttagtgtggggtaggtagggttagtgtggggtaggtagggttagtgtggggtaggtagggttagtgtgggctCTTTAAGGTTAGTTTGGGGTAGGTCGGGTTAGTGTGGGGttggtagggttagtgtgggcaCTTTAAGGTTAGTTTGGGGTAGGtcgggttagtgtggggtaggtcgggttagtgtggggtaggtagggttagtgtagggtaggtagggttagtgtaggggtaggtagggttagtgtagggtagggttagtgtagggtaggtagggttagtttagggtaggtagggttagtgtggggtaggtagggttagtgtggggtaggtagggttagtgtggggtaggtagggttagtgtgggctCTTTAAGGTTAGTTTGGGGTAGGTCGGGTTAGTGTGGGGttggtagggttagtgtgggcaCTTTAAGGTTAGTTTGGGGTAGGtcgggttagtgtggggtaggtcgggttagtgtggggtaggtagggttagtgtagggtaggtagggttagtgtaggggtaggtagggttagtgtagggtagggttagtgtagggtaggtagggttagtttagggtaggtagggttagtgtggggtaggtagggttagtgtggggtaggtagggttagtgtggggtaggtagggttagtgtggggtaggtagggttagtgtaggggtaggtaggatTAGTGTGGGGTTGGTTTAATTTAGatttccaaaaagggttctacctggaaccaaaaagggttctacctggaaccaaaaagggttctacctggaaccaaaaagggttctacctggaaccaaaaagggttctacctggaaccaaaccaGACAGACGAGAAACCTTTTGGACCGTTTTATATAAGTGTGCAGGACATCATAGAACAACATGGAGGGTCAGAGAAATGCTTGACTAGAGACTGAGCAGGACTTCCTTCTCCAAATATGACTCAGAGGAATTTATCTCTTGAAATNNNNNNNNNNNNNNNNNNNNNNNNNNNNNNNNNNNNNNNNNNNNNNNNNNNNNNNNNNNNNNNNNNNNNNNNNNNNNNNNNNNNNNNNNNNNNNNNNNNNtcacctaaacggttctctcactgtcacccaaaagcaaatgacattgtggggcaggcttcattttgggcctacttttctaatggtcgttgcacttacaccgagcgagctacggtcaaggcggatagctcgttgaacttagcacagtctggagactatggtgatgccattttttgtgttgatttcagaatgccattttggtgatggtccctctctgtttaaacatattgcaaatgcacaaaagtcaactagcaagtcagtgtccatcagtcaattagatgtcattatgacaccaaacccactttttcctactcatttagaagccaactatcacatatgtcagagcagtcccataattcacagcgcctttagtttaaaacataataaaaaggtaaaacacatagttacgttctagctgcgggtccagttcggacattatgtgaagtcctatgtgaggcgaccccgaatcccgagtttcggctcgataggtcatttggcgtccgagaaaaaccctaattggtgctgaaaatccactattttccatgccttcctacggggtccttgaacgagctatcggacagaaacgttggggtccgtctctatgggccgagccggtttcaatgcacctagccttgcgtctctgagacttttctaaacgtcgtcattttcgtaatggtcaaaatgaattgaaggtattgcaaatgtacgaagctgtttctcggtccgagaaccgtctagagccacgtaactcaccacgcaccatcgaccggaggtctagaacaggtttctaaagtttcggaactctaggtctgacggttcttttttagctccaacaaagctaactattgcagccactgtctgtctctacgcaccccaatacgtccctccattcaagttgtgttttagtgtgatttttttttcctttgatttttttggggaaaaatgactgatttacagttcatgggggttgcctaatcacatatatgaagttttggacagatctgacttttttaacccttcgaaacagcccctgagacaccatttaaggcacttccggttggcacaggaagctataattaaccacatatcctcattggggtatgcttttacagaatcctgagttttaagtctttacgttaagaactgagttatttacggagggtttagtatgtgtgtgttatttcagaaaatcatagaaaatcacagaaatgtcgcagagctccgcagcacactttaaaaagattcgtatgaacaccctgcaactggatctgtaaccgttgaaaaaaaaaaacgcctatttgtgaccatcaccaagatgtcattgttccgtttctcttaaatgacgatagataaatggctgtttttttttttattgacaccggaggctccttgactttgacctgaagtggaaaaataatttgtctatttccatttaggacctttaatcccagaaaaacggccataactcaaaaaccgtcgaggcctagacgccatcttgttcggggccaactgcccattatgccaaacctacgctcaccgagtttcggcttcgaaatattttcagttttcgagataaggccccgtcgtgattcgtgatgttttgccaaattgccatatgattccgtatgccctcttgtgggaaattccgggacagcggaaaaacgctcaaaaacttgtttattttataaaacggaaaccgaatgtccgacaaagttcatttgatgacttcccggtaggtctggccctaccgcacggcccgacgccgaccgcgaattttacaaacgatttcggacgtctagtaagggaccgtacatttgcaatatggactttctcactgatcatacacgaaatgccgaaatgttcccttatgtATGATAGGACCATGAGTAAGTCA
Encoded proteins:
- the LOC139417052 gene encoding Fc receptor-like protein 5, which gives rise to MTIPAVSKSDEGLYKCNNSEGESPESWMTVTDLSLPASMSVSPDRSQFFEYESVSLSCEDQGNSAGWRVVRNAERGTLSECNTDWGKQQGSSCIVSLKPSDSGVYWCESGSGEHSNAVNITVPDGAVILESPALPVTEGDSVTLRCRYQGTPSDLTADFYKDGSLIRTETTGEMTIPSVSESDEGLYKCSNSKGESPESWMTVTVPTSIPSPAVPVLSMSLPRLLCSLLVGSPYLLVTIILLVKGCRSRAQGDRVEEE